Part of the Ignavibacterium album JCM 16511 genome, CTCACCATAAACTCTGATATTCTCCACTACTTCTTTTCGGTAAGCTTTCAGTCCACAATTAAAATCGTGAAGTTTAATTCCGCTCATCAATCTTGTAACAAAATTAAAAAATCTGGAAGAGTATTTTTTAATAAAAGGATCGAACCGCTGTTTTTTCCAGCCGGAGCATAAATCAAATCCTTCATCTAATTTTTTCAAAAGGTTTGGAATTTCGTGTGGGTCATCCTGCAAATCCGCGTCAAGAGTTATTACGGCATCTCCGCTCGCAGCTTTAAATCCAATCTGAAGAGCTGCCGATTTACCATAATTTTTTCTGAAGCTGATAAACTTAAATCTTTTATCAGTTCTTACAATTTCTTTCATAACATTTAGTGAATTATCCGTACTGCCATCATCAACAAGAATCACTTCATATTGAGTGTTTAGTGGTTTTAAAGCTTTTCGGATTTCATTTGCAAGAGGAACGAGTGATTCTTCTTCATTATAAAGCGGAATAACCAAAGATATTTTCTTAAATGAAGTTTTTGGTGCCCCTTCGGTCTGACTTTTGGGGCCGGAAGAAATAAATGTTTTTCGTGGATAAAATCTTTTACGACTTTTCCTCCAGGTTGATGAAGATTTATTTATACCTTCGCCTTGTGAATTATCAGTTTTATTTTCGTTTTGTTCGCTCAAGTCTAATTCTGTTTAATTTTTGTCCAAAATTAACCGAATAACCTAATAAAAACAATTTAAATGAATTTTGAACTTGGAAATCAAATTTGTGGTTAATGTCAATGAATCTTGACAAATTTGTACAGATTGAGTAGCTTTGAACCACAATTAATAATGATTCCTTCTAAGGAGAAAATATGAGTACAACAGAAACTCAAAAAATAGAAGAACTTGCCAATAAAGAATATAAATATGGATTTGTAACAGAAGTTGAAGAAGATCGTCTTCCAAAGGGTTTGAATGAAGATATTATCAGACAGATCTCAGCTAAAAAAGAAGAGCCTGAATGGATGACTGAATGGCGTTTAAAAGCTTTTCGTCATTGGCTTACAATGGAAGAACCAAAATGGCCTAATGTAAAATATCCACCGATAGATTATCAGGATATTTCATATTATTCTGCCCCAAAGAAAAAACCAAAATACAATTCACTGGATGAAGTTGATCCGGCTATCCGTGAGACCTATAACAAACTCGGAATTCCTTTAGAAGAGCAAATGATGCTCGCCGGCGTTGCTGTTGATGCAGTATTTGATTCTGTTTCTGTTGCAACAACTTTTAAAGATAAACTCAAAGAACTTGGAATTATTTTCTGCTCAATGTCTGAAGCAATAAAAGAACATCCTGAGCTTGTAAAAAAATATTTAGGAAGTGTTGTTCCTTATACAGATAATTTCTATGCAACACTTAACTCAGCAGTGTTTAGTGATGGTTCTTTCGTTTATGTTCCCAAAGGAGTTCGATGTCCGATGGAGCTTTCAACTTACTTCAGAATTAATGCATCTGAAACCGGACAGTTTGAAAGAACTTTGATAATTGCAGATGAAGGTGCTTATGTAAGTTATCTTGAAGGTTGTACAGCACCTATGAGAGATGAAAATCAGCTTCACGCAGCAGTTGTTGAACTGGTTGCTCTTGATAATGCAACAATAAAATATTCAACCGTTCAGAATTGGTATCCCGGCGACAAAGAAGGCAAAGGTGGAATTTATAATTTTGTTACGAAGCGAGGAGCTTGCCGTGGTATCAATTCAAAAATTTCATGGACACAGGTTGAAACCGGTTCTGCAATTACCTGGAAATATCCAAGCTGCATTCTTCAGGGAGATAATTCAATCGGTGAGTTTTATTCTGTTGCTGTAACAAATAATTATCAGCAAGCCGATACAGGCACAAAAATGATTCATATCGGTAAGAATACAAAAAGCACAATTGTATCAAAAGGAATTTCTGCAGGAAGAAGCAACAATAGTTATCGTGGTTTGGTTAAGATTACAAAGAAAGCCGAAAATGCCAGAAACTTTTCACAGTGCGATTCTCTTTTAATTGGTGATAAATGCGGCGCTCATACTTTTCCGTATCTGGAGATTAACAATTCTACCGCTCAGGTTGAACATGAAGCAACAACTTCTAAAATTGGTGAAGATCAGATATTCTATCTCAATCAAAGAGGAATATCTACTGAAGATGCTGTTAATCTGATTGTGAATGGTTATGTAAAAGAAGTCCTTGCAGAGCTTCCAATGGAATTTGCAGTAGAAGCTCAGAAATTATTAAGCATAAGTTTAGAAGGTAGTGTAGGATAATAAAATACATCCGACCCTTCTCTAAAGGAAGGACTTAAATAATTAAAAGACTTTAGAGTTTTTGTGTTTTTGTGGCAATAGATTTTATAGCCACTAAAACTCTAAAACACAAAATTGTACAAAATAAAAAAAGGGAATAAAAATGTTATTAGAAATAAAAAATCTTCATGCAAATGTTGAAGGAACAGAAATTTTAAAAGGCATCAACCTAAAAGTAAATGCTGGCGAAGTTCACGCGATTATGGGTCCAAATGGTTCTGGCAAATCAACTCTTGCTTCAGTTCTTGCCGGAAGAGAAGAATATGAAGTTACCGAAGGCGAAATCTGGTATAATGGAAAAAATTTGCTTGAACTTTCACCTGAAGACAGAGCAAGAGAAGGATTGTTTCTAGCATTTCAGTATCCGGTTGAAATTCCCGGAGTTAGCAATACAAACCTTTTAAAAACAGCGGTGAATGAAATAAGAAAATATCGCGGGGAGGAAGAACTTGATGCTATGGAGTTTTTAGAATTACTTAAAGAGAAAAGTAAACTCGTCGAACTCGATCAAAAATTTTTAAGTCGTTCTGTCAACGAAGGATTTTCAGGCGGCGAGAAAAAGAGAAACGAAATATTTCAGATGGCAGTATTAAATCCAAAACTTGCAATACTTGATGAAACCGATTCCGGTTTGGATATCGATGCATTAAGAATTGTTGCAAATGGTGTTAATAAACTTCGTTCAAAGGAAAATGCAATTATAGTTGTAACTCACTATCAGAGATTACTTAACTACATTGTTCCTGATTTTGTTCATGTTCTTTATAAAGGTAAGATTGTTAAATCAGGAGGAAAAGAACTTGCATTAGAACTCGAAGAAAAAGGATACGACTGGATCAAAAACGGTAAATCTGAAGTAACTGTTTGAGGAAAGAAAACATGAGTAATATTGATTTTAAACAATGGTTCATAGAAAATTTTCAGTCATTTGAAAAAAGTCTGAACGGAGGAAAGACAGAATCTTTTCATAGAATAAGAAAAGATGCTTTGTCAAAATTTTCTTCAATTAAAATTCCAACTATTAAAGATGAAGAATGGAAATACACAAATATTTCTTCCATCATCAAACATAACTTCAGTGTTGTTCCGCCTAAAAAGGATACCGCGCCTGAAATTATAGGAAAGTTTTTATTTGACAAACTTGAGCATCATCTTCTTGTATTCATTAACGGAGAATTCAGAAAAGATCTCTCGAGATTAAATGAGCTTCCGGATAGGGTTAAAGTTGGAAGTCTTTCTGCTGCAATAAAAAATAATCATCCCGTTTTATTAAAACATTTTGGTAAATATGCAGAAGACTCAAACAACCTTTTCACCGCTTTAAATTCTGCTTTCACAAAAGACGGAGCATTCATATTGGTTCCGAAAGGAATTGCCATTGAAGATCCTATCCATATCATTTTTCTGAATATTGCCGGTGAAGAGAAATTTGCAACTCAGCCAAGAAATCTTTTTATCGCAGAAGAAAATTCACAGATTACAATAATCGAACACTACGCTTCGGACGATGAAGGAATTTATTTAAGTAATGCTGTAACCGAAATTTTTGTTTGTGAAAATGCTGTAGTCGATCATATTAAACTGCAGGAAGAAAGTACCAAAGCTTTTCATATCGGAAGAATGGAAGTTGATCAGGAAAGAAGCAGTAAATTCGCATCCCACCTGATTTCTACCGGTGCAGAATTTTCACGCAATGAATTTACAACAAGATTCAATGGTGAAGGCGGAGAATCAATGCTCAATGGATTGTTCCTGATTAAGGATGAACAATTTTTTGATGCTCACACAATGATTGATCACGCAAAGCCGCATTGCAACAGCCACGAACATTATAAAGGAATACTGCAGGATAAAGCACGCGGTGTTTTCAATGGAAAAGTAATGGTAAGACCTGATGCACAGAAAACTAATGCATTTCAGGAAAATAATTCCATACTACTTTCAGATGATGCAGTAATGAACTCAAAACCTCAGCTCGAAATTTTTGCCGATGATGTTAAATGTTCACACGGTGCTACTGTTGGTAAACTTGATGAAGATGCAAAGTTCTACTTAAAAACAAGAGGTATTGGTGAGGAAGCTGCAACTGCAATGCTGATCCACGCTTTTGCAAGTGATGTAATCAAAACAATTAAAATTGAATCTTTAAGAGATTATCTTGAAGAAATAATCAGCAAACGATTTAATCAGTAAGGAATCAAAATGTCTATCAGGACTGATGCTGCTTTGCCTTCTGTTAATATGCTTTACGATGTAAATCGCATCAGAGAAGACTTCCCTATTTTAAAACAAATCGTTCACGGTAAACCGCTTGTTTATCTTGATAATGCAGCCACAACTCAAAAACCTTTACAGGTTCTTAAGGAACTGGAAAAATATTATTACACTATGAATGCTAACATTCATCGCGGTGTTCATGCTCTAAGCCAGGAAGCAACAGAAGCTTATGAAAGTTCCAGAATTAAAATCAAAAAATTTATCAACGCACTTGGCAAGAACGAAATAATTTTTACAAGAGGAACAACCGAATCAATTAACCTTGTCGCTCAAACTTACGGAAGAAAAAACTTTAATGAAGGTGATGAAATAATCATCTCGCACATGGAACATCATTCTAACATTGTTCCGTGGCAGATGATTTGCGAAGAACGAAAAGCTAAGCTAAGAGTAATTCCGATTGATGAAAAAGGCGAACTTGTCTTTGAAGAATTTGAAAAAATGCTGAATGAAAAAACAAAATTTGTTTCGATTGTATATGCTTCAAATTCGCTTGGAACTGTAAATCCGGTTAAAAAAATTATTGATCTTGCTCACTCATTTAATGTACCTGTTTTACTCGATGCTGCGCAAGCCGTTAATCATCTTAAGATTGATGTACAGAAACTTGATTGTGATTTTCTGGCATTTAGTGGCCATAAACTTTATGGTCCTACGGGTATAGGAATTCTTTACGGCAAAGTTAATCATCTGGATTCAATGCCTCCATATCAGGGCGGCGGCGATATGATTTCCAAAGTAACTTTTGAAAAAACTTTATACAACGAACTGCCCTACAAGTTTGAAGCTGGAACTCCAAATATAGCGGGAGCAATCGGACTTGGCGCCGCAATTGACTATGCAGAAAAAATTGGTTTGGAAAAAATTGCCCGACATGAAAATGAATTGCTTAAATATGCCACAGAAAAAATATCCGAACTAAAGGGTTTGAGAATAATAGGAACATCAAAAAATAAGATAAGCGTTCTGTCATTCGTGCTTGAAAATGTTCATCCACACGATGTGGGAACATTTCTGGATTTTGAAGGAGTTGCAATCCGAACAGGTCATCATTGCACTCAACCCTTAATGGACAGATATGGAATTCCTGCAA contains:
- a CDS encoding glycosyltransferase family 2 protein, which produces MSEQNENKTDNSQGEGINKSSSTWRKSRKRFYPRKTFISSGPKSQTEGAPKTSFKKISLVIPLYNEEESLVPLANEIRKALKPLNTQYEVILVDDGSTDNSLNVMKEIVRTDKRFKFISFRKNYGKSAALQIGFKAASGDAVITLDADLQDDPHEIPNLLKKLDEGFDLCSGWKKQRFDPFIKKYSSRFFNFVTRLMSGIKLHDFNCGLKAYRKEVVENIRVYGELHRYMPVLANWQGFSVTEIPVKHHPRRYGKTKFGISRFFKGFIDLITVMFATRYIKRPMHFFGFFGALSFLIGFIVNAYLTFEWISGRPLSNRPMLFLGMLMIIVGVQFFSVGLLGEMIVHNTESEREYIIKDQNV
- the sufB gene encoding Fe-S cluster assembly protein SufB, with the translated sequence MSTTETQKIEELANKEYKYGFVTEVEEDRLPKGLNEDIIRQISAKKEEPEWMTEWRLKAFRHWLTMEEPKWPNVKYPPIDYQDISYYSAPKKKPKYNSLDEVDPAIRETYNKLGIPLEEQMMLAGVAVDAVFDSVSVATTFKDKLKELGIIFCSMSEAIKEHPELVKKYLGSVVPYTDNFYATLNSAVFSDGSFVYVPKGVRCPMELSTYFRINASETGQFERTLIIADEGAYVSYLEGCTAPMRDENQLHAAVVELVALDNATIKYSTVQNWYPGDKEGKGGIYNFVTKRGACRGINSKISWTQVETGSAITWKYPSCILQGDNSIGEFYSVAVTNNYQQADTGTKMIHIGKNTKSTIVSKGISAGRSNNSYRGLVKITKKAENARNFSQCDSLLIGDKCGAHTFPYLEINNSTAQVEHEATTSKIGEDQIFYLNQRGISTEDAVNLIVNGYVKEVLAELPMEFAVEAQKLLSISLEGSVG
- the sufC gene encoding Fe-S cluster assembly ATPase SufC, whose protein sequence is MLLEIKNLHANVEGTEILKGINLKVNAGEVHAIMGPNGSGKSTLASVLAGREEYEVTEGEIWYNGKNLLELSPEDRAREGLFLAFQYPVEIPGVSNTNLLKTAVNEIRKYRGEEELDAMEFLELLKEKSKLVELDQKFLSRSVNEGFSGGEKKRNEIFQMAVLNPKLAILDETDSGLDIDALRIVANGVNKLRSKENAIIVVTHYQRLLNYIVPDFVHVLYKGKIVKSGGKELALELEEKGYDWIKNGKSEVTV
- the sufD gene encoding Fe-S cluster assembly protein SufD → MSNIDFKQWFIENFQSFEKSLNGGKTESFHRIRKDALSKFSSIKIPTIKDEEWKYTNISSIIKHNFSVVPPKKDTAPEIIGKFLFDKLEHHLLVFINGEFRKDLSRLNELPDRVKVGSLSAAIKNNHPVLLKHFGKYAEDSNNLFTALNSAFTKDGAFILVPKGIAIEDPIHIIFLNIAGEEKFATQPRNLFIAEENSQITIIEHYASDDEGIYLSNAVTEIFVCENAVVDHIKLQEESTKAFHIGRMEVDQERSSKFASHLISTGAEFSRNEFTTRFNGEGGESMLNGLFLIKDEQFFDAHTMIDHAKPHCNSHEHYKGILQDKARGVFNGKVMVRPDAQKTNAFQENNSILLSDDAVMNSKPQLEIFADDVKCSHGATVGKLDEDAKFYLKTRGIGEEAATAMLIHAFASDVIKTIKIESLRDYLEEIISKRFNQ
- a CDS encoding cysteine desulfurase, with the protein product MSIRTDAALPSVNMLYDVNRIREDFPILKQIVHGKPLVYLDNAATTQKPLQVLKELEKYYYTMNANIHRGVHALSQEATEAYESSRIKIKKFINALGKNEIIFTRGTTESINLVAQTYGRKNFNEGDEIIISHMEHHSNIVPWQMICEERKAKLRVIPIDEKGELVFEEFEKMLNEKTKFVSIVYASNSLGTVNPVKKIIDLAHSFNVPVLLDAAQAVNHLKIDVQKLDCDFLAFSGHKLYGPTGIGILYGKVNHLDSMPPYQGGGDMISKVTFEKTLYNELPYKFEAGTPNIAGAIGLGAAIDYAEKIGLEKIARHENELLKYATEKISELKGLRIIGTSKNKISVLSFVLENVHPHDVGTFLDFEGVAIRTGHHCTQPLMDRYGIPATSRASFGMYNTFDEVDVLVNGLKKILEVFG